In Nocardia yunnanensis, one DNA window encodes the following:
- a CDS encoding ABC transporter permease translates to MSLFLDAWHFLTDGANWSGPTGIGRRLVEHLYYSLLAVGFSAVIAVPIGLLIGHTRRGSALVVGFANSMRALPTLGVLTFVVLLLGLGLTPPLLALLTVGIPPLLAGAYAGIASVDPTVVDASRAMGMSEPRVLFQVELPNSLPVLLSGLRAATLQVVATATIAAYVNLGGLGRYIFDGISLYRYDKVLVGAILVAALALVLDGLLAFVVWLSVPGTGRLRRLPGRADEAAKPPVELPAEGF, encoded by the coding sequence ATGAGCCTTTTCCTCGACGCCTGGCACTTCCTCACCGACGGCGCGAACTGGTCGGGGCCCACCGGCATCGGGCGGCGGCTGGTCGAGCATCTCTACTACAGCCTGCTGGCGGTGGGGTTCTCGGCGGTGATCGCGGTGCCGATCGGCCTGCTGATCGGGCACACGCGACGCGGCTCGGCGCTGGTGGTCGGGTTCGCCAACTCGATGCGCGCGCTGCCCACCCTGGGCGTGCTCACCTTCGTGGTGCTGCTGCTGGGCCTGGGGCTGACGCCGCCGCTGCTGGCGCTGCTCACCGTCGGCATTCCGCCGCTGCTGGCCGGGGCCTACGCGGGGATCGCGAGCGTGGATCCGACCGTGGTGGACGCCTCGCGAGCCATGGGCATGAGCGAGCCGCGAGTGCTGTTCCAGGTCGAGTTGCCGAATTCGCTGCCGGTGCTGCTGAGCGGGCTGCGCGCGGCGACCTTGCAGGTGGTGGCGACCGCGACCATCGCCGCCTACGTGAATCTGGGCGGGCTGGGCCGCTACATCTTCGACGGCATCAGCCTCTACCGCTACGACAAGGTGCTGGTCGGCGCGATCCTGGTGGCGGCGCTGGCGCTGGTGCTGGACGGGCTGCTGGCGTTCGTGGTGTGGCTGAGCGTGCCGGGCACGGGCCGGTTGCGCCGGCTGCCCGGCCGGGCAGACGAGGCCGCCAAGCCGCCGGTCGAACTGCCGGCCGAGGGCTTCTGA
- a CDS encoding response regulator transcription factor, whose amino-acid sequence MQPGRILVIEDAEAIRAAVAAALAGAGHEVLARGDGRLLEQDLAQFRPDALVLDVMLPGRDGFALLESVRARSTAGVVMLTARDGVEDRVRGLRAGSDDYVVKPFDLTELVARVEALLRRMGKLQSRMVIGDLEVDVDAGGAWRAGRELTLTATEFKLLAYLAVQRDRVVTKTQILTAVWGYEDYDPNLVEVHVSALRRKLEEHGDRVVQTVRGLGYTLRVPR is encoded by the coding sequence GTGCAACCGGGACGCATCCTTGTCATCGAAGACGCCGAGGCCATTCGGGCCGCGGTGGCCGCCGCGCTGGCCGGGGCCGGGCACGAGGTGCTCGCGCGCGGTGACGGCCGGCTGCTCGAACAGGACCTGGCCCAGTTCCGGCCCGACGCCCTGGTGCTGGACGTGATGCTGCCCGGCCGCGACGGCTTCGCGCTGCTGGAGTCGGTGCGGGCGCGCTCCACGGCCGGGGTGGTCATGCTCACCGCCCGCGACGGCGTGGAGGATCGGGTGCGCGGATTGCGCGCCGGATCCGACGACTACGTGGTGAAACCGTTCGACCTCACCGAACTGGTGGCGCGGGTGGAGGCGCTGTTGCGGCGCATGGGAAAACTCCAGTCCCGCATGGTGATCGGCGATCTCGAGGTCGATGTGGACGCGGGCGGGGCATGGCGCGCCGGACGCGAGCTGACCCTCACCGCGACCGAATTCAAACTGCTCGCGTATCTCGCCGTGCAGCGGGACCGGGTGGTCACCAAGACCCAGATCCTCACGGCCGTCTGGGGATACGAGGACTACGACCCGAATCTGGTCGAGGTGCATGTGAGCGCGCTGCGCCGCAAACTCGAGGAGCACGGGGATCGGGTGGTGCAGACGGTGCGCGGGCTGGGCTACACCTTGCGGGTGCCACGATGA
- a CDS encoding ABC transporter substrate-binding protein, producing the protein MTLSACGGGKSNPLGGGGSCGGDTNKLTVGSANFPESETVADVYAEALRANGFGIDTKLNIGSREAYVPALKDCSISLIPDYTGNLLQYLDKSSTATGPDEVNTALTKALGDQLAVGTPAPGEDSDAVVVTKATADKWNLKSIADLAPHSSEVKLAAPAEFSERPGGLPGLKKNYGLDISSSNFVPIADGGGPATVKALTDGQVTAADIFTTSPAIAQNNLVVLADPKHNFPPQNVVPLYNSGKKSDKLTKVLNAVSAKLTTAELISLNTAVSGSAKTEPAAAAKQWVTAQGLDKPIS; encoded by the coding sequence ATGACGTTGTCCGCCTGCGGCGGCGGCAAATCCAATCCGCTCGGCGGTGGCGGCAGCTGCGGCGGCGACACCAACAAGCTGACCGTCGGCTCCGCCAACTTCCCGGAATCCGAGACCGTCGCCGACGTGTACGCCGAAGCGTTGCGCGCCAACGGTTTCGGCATCGACACCAAGCTCAATATCGGCAGCCGCGAGGCGTACGTGCCCGCGCTGAAGGACTGCTCGATCAGCCTGATCCCCGACTACACCGGCAATCTGCTGCAGTACCTGGACAAGTCGAGCACCGCGACCGGTCCGGACGAGGTGAACACCGCGCTGACCAAGGCGCTGGGCGATCAGCTCGCCGTCGGCACCCCCGCGCCCGGTGAGGACTCCGACGCGGTGGTGGTCACCAAGGCCACCGCCGACAAGTGGAATCTGAAGTCCATCGCCGATCTGGCTCCGCACTCGTCGGAGGTGAAACTGGCCGCGCCCGCGGAGTTCTCGGAGCGGCCGGGCGGCCTGCCGGGCCTGAAGAAGAACTACGGCCTCGACATCTCCTCGTCCAACTTCGTCCCGATCGCCGACGGCGGCGGCCCCGCCACCGTGAAGGCGCTCACCGACGGCCAGGTCACCGCGGCCGACATCTTCACCACCTCCCCCGCCATCGCCCAGAACAACCTGGTGGTGCTGGCCGACCCCAAGCACAACTTCCCGCCGCAGAACGTGGTGCCGCTCTACAACTCCGGCAAGAAGAGCGACAAGCTGACCAAGGTCCTGAACGCGGTCTCCGCGAAACTGACCACCGCCGAACTGATCTCGCTCAATACCGCGGTATCCGGCAGCGCCAAGACCGAGCCCGCCGCGGCCGCCAAGCAGTGGGTGACCGCGCAGGGACTCGACAAGCCGATCTCCTAG
- a CDS encoding ABC transporter ATP-binding protein: MSDIEFHGVSKTYPDGTTAVHELDLRVESGSFTVFVGPSGCGKTTSMRMINRMINPTAGSITVGGQDISRTDRVKLRLGIGYVIQNAGLLPHRTVVDNVATVPVLRGQSRSAARKAALEVMDRVGLDRALAQRYPSQLSGGQQQRVGVARALAADPPILLMDEPFSAVDPVVRTELQAEMLRLQAELRKTIVFVTHDIDEAIKLGDHIAVFGPGGYLQQYDVPQTVLAQPATDFVAGFVGRDRGYRELSFRPADAVPLHELSTVTAEEVTAVRLDKGEWRLVVKPDGKPMGWIDTTGVEGVRAGHPLADSVAAGGSLFPPGGDLRQALDAVISSPSEIGVAVDDSGATRGAIHARDVLEQLHAQRTAEDAERNRVFFEESR; this comes from the coding sequence GTGTCCGACATCGAATTCCACGGCGTCAGCAAGACCTACCCGGACGGCACCACCGCCGTCCACGAGCTCGACCTGCGCGTCGAATCCGGGTCGTTCACCGTGTTCGTCGGTCCGTCCGGCTGCGGCAAGACGACCTCCATGCGCATGATCAACCGCATGATCAACCCGACCGCGGGCTCGATCACCGTGGGCGGGCAGGACATTTCGCGCACGGACCGGGTCAAGCTGCGGCTCGGCATCGGGTACGTGATCCAGAACGCGGGCCTGCTGCCGCATCGCACGGTGGTCGACAATGTGGCCACCGTGCCGGTGCTGCGCGGGCAGTCCCGCAGCGCCGCCCGCAAGGCGGCGCTGGAGGTGATGGACCGGGTCGGGCTGGATCGCGCGCTGGCGCAACGTTATCCGTCGCAGCTGTCGGGCGGTCAGCAGCAGCGCGTGGGCGTGGCCCGCGCGCTGGCGGCGGATCCGCCGATCCTGCTCATGGACGAGCCGTTCAGCGCCGTCGACCCGGTGGTGCGCACCGAACTGCAGGCCGAGATGCTGCGGCTGCAGGCCGAACTGCGCAAGACCATCGTGTTCGTCACCCACGATATCGACGAGGCGATCAAGCTCGGCGATCACATCGCGGTCTTCGGGCCCGGCGGCTACCTCCAGCAATACGATGTGCCGCAGACCGTGCTGGCCCAGCCCGCCACGGATTTCGTGGCCGGGTTCGTCGGCCGCGACCGCGGCTACCGGGAACTGTCGTTCCGGCCCGCGGACGCCGTTCCGCTGCACGAACTTTCGACGGTGACCGCCGAGGAGGTCACCGCCGTCCGCTTGGACAAGGGCGAATGGCGCCTGGTGGTGAAGCCCGACGGCAAACCGATGGGCTGGATCGACACCACCGGCGTGGAGGGCGTGCGCGCCGGCCACCCGCTCGCCGACAGCGTGGCCGCCGGCGGTTCACTGTTCCCGCCCGGCGGGGATCTGCGCCAAGCCCTCGACGCCGTCATCTCCTCCCCCTCGGAAATCGGTGTGGCCGTGGACGATTCGGGTGCCACCCGGGGCGCGATCCACGCCCGCGACGTGCTCGAGCAGCTGCACGCCCAGCGCACCGCCGAGGACGCCGAACGCAACCGGGTCTTCTTCGAGGAGTCCCGGTGA
- a CDS encoding ABC transporter permease: MRYLVDNFDEIAGYARTHVYLALLPLLLGLAIAIPAGALAHRARWLRRVTTTVASIAYTIPSLALFVILPPLLGIGVIDPLNVVIALTIYSVALLVTAVPTALDSVPADTLDAADAIGFTPLRRVLTVDFPLALPVFVANLRVVAVTNISMVTVGALIGVGGLGKLFTQGYQRDYPDEIVAGIIVVLVLALIVDRVLYLLGRLATPWLKGRAA, encoded by the coding sequence GTGAGATATCTGGTCGACAATTTCGACGAGATCGCCGGATACGCGCGCACCCACGTGTATCTGGCGCTGCTGCCGCTGCTGCTGGGGTTGGCGATCGCCATTCCCGCCGGGGCGCTGGCGCATCGGGCGCGGTGGCTGCGGCGGGTCACCACCACGGTGGCCAGTATCGCCTACACGATTCCGTCGCTGGCGTTGTTCGTGATTCTGCCGCCGCTGCTGGGCATCGGCGTCATCGATCCGCTGAATGTCGTGATCGCCCTGACCATCTACTCGGTGGCGCTGCTGGTGACGGCCGTGCCCACCGCCCTGGATTCGGTGCCCGCCGACACCCTCGACGCCGCCGACGCCATCGGCTTCACCCCGCTGCGGCGGGTGCTGACCGTCGACTTCCCGCTCGCGCTACCGGTTTTCGTCGCCAACCTGCGGGTGGTGGCGGTCACCAATATCTCGATGGTGACCGTCGGCGCGCTGATCGGGGTCGGCGGGCTGGGCAAACTGTTCACGCAGGGCTATCAGCGCGACTATCCCGACGAGATCGTGGCGGGCATCATCGTGGTGCTGGTGCTGGCGTTGATCGTGGACCGCGTGCTGTACCTGCTGGGCAGATTGGCCACCCCGTGGCTGAAAGGTCGTGCGGCATGA